The Zingiber officinale cultivar Zhangliang chromosome 10A, Zo_v1.1, whole genome shotgun sequence genome contains a region encoding:
- the LOC122027126 gene encoding nucleobase-ascorbate transporter 6-like isoform X2, with product MPTISIILAGRYSDIIDPHEKFLHIMRGTQGALIVASTLQIIIGFSGLWRNVTRFLSPLSAVPLVALAGFGLYELGFPGVAKCVEIGLPVIILLVMFSQYIPHAVNSERPVFDRFAVMFSIVIVWIYAYFLTIGGAYRHSSPKTQFHCRTDRSGLVGGAPWIRVPYPFQWGAPTFDAGEAFAMMAASFVALVESTGTYMAVARYASATPIPPSVLSRGIGWQGIAILLDGLFGTSIGSSVSVENAGLLALTRVGSRRVVQISAGFMIFFSILGKFGAVFASIPAPIFAALYCLFYAYVGAAGLSFLQFCNLNSFRTKFILGFSVFMGLSVPQYFNEYTSVAGYGPVHTGARWFNDIINVIFSSKPFVAGFVAFFLDNTLHRHDNTVRKDRGSHWWQKFRSFKGDARNEEFYALPYNLNKFFPSV from the exons ATGCCTACCATATCTATCATCTTGGCTGGGCGGTATAGCGATATCATTGATCCTCATGAG AAATTCCTGCACATTATGCGTGGAACCCAGGGTGCACTAATTGTCGCTTCCACCCTGCAAATTATTATTGGTTTTAGCGGTCTTTGGCGGAATGTGACAAG atttttaagcCCGTTATCAGCTGTTCCTTTGGTTGCATTAGCTGGGTTTGGCCTCTATGAGCTTGGATTTCCAGGG GTTGCTAAATGTGTTGAGATTGGGCTGCCAGTGATTATTCTATTAGTGATGTTTTCACAG TATATTCCTCACGCTGTAAATTCAGAGAGGCCTGTATTTGATAGATTTGCAGTCATGTTTTCGATTGTGATCGTGTGGATTTATGCATACTTTCTCACAATTGGTGGAGCTTATAGGCATTCTTCACCAAAGACACAGTTCCATTGCCGCACTGATCGTTCTGGGCTTGTTGGTGGGGCTCCTTG GATAAGAGTACCATATCCTTTTCAATGGGGAGCACCGACTTTTGATGCCGGGGAAGCTTTTGCAATGATGGCAGCCTCATTTGTTGCCCTTGTAGAG tcgactggtacttacaTGGCCGTTGCGAGATATGCAAGTGCAACGCCTATACCTCCTTCGGTGCTCAGTAGAGGCATTGGTTGGCAG GGAATTGCTATCTTGTTGGATGGATTGTTTGGAACTTCTATTGGATCATCAGTATCTGT CGAAAATGCTGGTTTGCTGGCTTTGACACGGGTTGGCAGTCGGAGGGTCGTGCAAATTTCAGCAGGATTCATGATTTTCTTTTCCATCCTTG GGAAATTTGGAGCGGTCTTTGCATCTATTCCTGCACCAATTTTCGCGGCTCTTTACTGTCTTTTCTATGCATATGTTG GTGCTGCTGGTCTTAGCTTCCTTCAGTTCTGCAATCTCAATAGCTTCCGCACCAAGTTCATCTTAGGATTCTCCGTCTTCATGGGTTTGTCAGTTCCACAGTACTTCAACGAATACACTTCCGTAGCCGGTTACGGTCCAGTCCACACCGGAGCAAGATGG TTCAACGACATAATCAATGTGATATTCTCTTCGAAACCATTTGTCGCCGGATTTGTGGCATTTTTCTTGGACAATACTCTCCACAGGCACGACAACACAGTAAGGAAAGACAGAGGCTCCCATTGGTGGCAAAAGTTCCGGTCCTTCAAGGGCGATGCAAGAAACGAAGAATTCTACGCGCTGCCTTACAATCTCAACAAGTTCTTTCCGTCAGTGTAA
- the LOC122027344 gene encoding uncharacterized protein LOC122027344, with the protein MGNCQAADAAAVVIQYPGGKVERLHWPTTAANVMKSNPGYHVALVTLDVPPNERHDGGVGIRITRVKLLKPKEMLLLGQVYRLIASQEVAKALRRRQYEKLKKSQKEMIMKQKQQQKQNGDETQEDAERRHEVTRQEQDPLKNTQTTMRGRQWRPSLQSISEMSG; encoded by the exons ATGGGGAATTGCCAGGCAGCGGATGCGGCAGCGGTGGTGATCCAGTACCCGGGCGGGAAAGTGGAGAGGCTACACTGGCCGACGACCGCTGCCAATGTCATGAAGAGCAACCCAGGGTACCACGTGGCCCTCGTAACCCTCGACGTCCCGCCAAATGAGAGACACGATGGCGGCGTTGGGATCCGGATTACCCGGGTGAAGTTGCTCAAGCCCAAGGAAATGCTTCTGCTCGGCCAAGTTTACCGGCTGATCGCCTCTCAAG AAGTCGCAAAAGCTCTGAGGCGAAGGCAATATGAGAAGCTGAAGAAAAGCCAGAAAGAAATGATTATGAAACAGAAACAGCAGCAGAAGCAGAACGGAGATGAAACACAGGAGGATGCAGAAAGAAGACATGAG GTAACAAGACAAGAACAAGATCCACTGAAGAACACACAGACGACAATGAGAGGCAGACAATGGCGTCCTTCGCTCCAGAGCATCTCAGAAATGTCAGGCTAG
- the LOC122027126 gene encoding nucleobase-ascorbate transporter 6-like isoform X1 produces MAGAAPPPKQDELVPHPVKDQLPNVSFCITSPPPWPEAILLGFQHYLVMLGTTVIIPTALVPQMGGGNDEKARVVQTLLFVAGINTLFQTYFGTRLPAVIGGSYTFVMPTISIILAGRYSDIIDPHEKFLHIMRGTQGALIVASTLQIIIGFSGLWRNVTRFLSPLSAVPLVALAGFGLYELGFPGVAKCVEIGLPVIILLVMFSQYIPHAVNSERPVFDRFAVMFSIVIVWIYAYFLTIGGAYRHSSPKTQFHCRTDRSGLVGGAPWIRVPYPFQWGAPTFDAGEAFAMMAASFVALVESTGTYMAVARYASATPIPPSVLSRGIGWQGIAILLDGLFGTSIGSSVSVENAGLLALTRVGSRRVVQISAGFMIFFSILGKFGAVFASIPAPIFAALYCLFYAYVGAAGLSFLQFCNLNSFRTKFILGFSVFMGLSVPQYFNEYTSVAGYGPVHTGARWFNDIINVIFSSKPFVAGFVAFFLDNTLHRHDNTVRKDRGSHWWQKFRSFKGDARNEEFYALPYNLNKFFPSV; encoded by the exons ATGGCCGGAGCAGCGCCGCCACCTAAGCAAGACGAGTTGGTGCCACATCCAGTGAAGGACCAGTTACCCAACGTCTCCTTCTGCATCACCAGCCCGCCTCCTTGGC CTGAGGCAATCCTTCTTGGTTTCCAACATTACCTGGTGATGCTAGGAACGACTGTTATCATCCCCACTGCACTTGTTCCTCAAATGGGGGGAGGAAAT GATGAGAAAGCCAGAGTAGTGCAGACATTGCTGTTTGTTGCTGGTATTAATACACTTTTCCAAACTTATTTTGGAACTCGTTTGCCGGCTGTGATTGGAGGATCATATACCTTTGTGATGCCTACCATATCTATCATCTTGGCTGGGCGGTATAGCGATATCATTGATCCTCATGAG AAATTCCTGCACATTATGCGTGGAACCCAGGGTGCACTAATTGTCGCTTCCACCCTGCAAATTATTATTGGTTTTAGCGGTCTTTGGCGGAATGTGACAAG atttttaagcCCGTTATCAGCTGTTCCTTTGGTTGCATTAGCTGGGTTTGGCCTCTATGAGCTTGGATTTCCAGGG GTTGCTAAATGTGTTGAGATTGGGCTGCCAGTGATTATTCTATTAGTGATGTTTTCACAG TATATTCCTCACGCTGTAAATTCAGAGAGGCCTGTATTTGATAGATTTGCAGTCATGTTTTCGATTGTGATCGTGTGGATTTATGCATACTTTCTCACAATTGGTGGAGCTTATAGGCATTCTTCACCAAAGACACAGTTCCATTGCCGCACTGATCGTTCTGGGCTTGTTGGTGGGGCTCCTTG GATAAGAGTACCATATCCTTTTCAATGGGGAGCACCGACTTTTGATGCCGGGGAAGCTTTTGCAATGATGGCAGCCTCATTTGTTGCCCTTGTAGAG tcgactggtacttacaTGGCCGTTGCGAGATATGCAAGTGCAACGCCTATACCTCCTTCGGTGCTCAGTAGAGGCATTGGTTGGCAG GGAATTGCTATCTTGTTGGATGGATTGTTTGGAACTTCTATTGGATCATCAGTATCTGT CGAAAATGCTGGTTTGCTGGCTTTGACACGGGTTGGCAGTCGGAGGGTCGTGCAAATTTCAGCAGGATTCATGATTTTCTTTTCCATCCTTG GGAAATTTGGAGCGGTCTTTGCATCTATTCCTGCACCAATTTTCGCGGCTCTTTACTGTCTTTTCTATGCATATGTTG GTGCTGCTGGTCTTAGCTTCCTTCAGTTCTGCAATCTCAATAGCTTCCGCACCAAGTTCATCTTAGGATTCTCCGTCTTCATGGGTTTGTCAGTTCCACAGTACTTCAACGAATACACTTCCGTAGCCGGTTACGGTCCAGTCCACACCGGAGCAAGATGG TTCAACGACATAATCAATGTGATATTCTCTTCGAAACCATTTGTCGCCGGATTTGTGGCATTTTTCTTGGACAATACTCTCCACAGGCACGACAACACAGTAAGGAAAGACAGAGGCTCCCATTGGTGGCAAAAGTTCCGGTCCTTCAAGGGCGATGCAAGAAACGAAGAATTCTACGCGCTGCCTTACAATCTCAACAAGTTCTTTCCGTCAGTGTAA